The Solanum lycopersicum chromosome 9, SLM_r2.1 genome window below encodes:
- the LOC101251512 gene encoding serine/threonine-protein kinase 52, giving the protein MDLNSKEKVEEGSKLDGVGTVSNNNMESKSLRSISGKDMIFRADKIDLKSLDVQLEKHLSRVWSNNLEKQNQQRPKEVWEIDPLKLEIKYLVAKGTYGTVYRGTYDNQDVAVKLLDWGEDGMATAAETASLRASFRQEVAVWHKLDNPNVTRFVGASMGTSNLKIPSKNPSDGYTTLPSRACCVLVEFLHGGTLKNYLYKNRKKKLAFKIVHQLALDLARGLSYLHSKKIVHRDVKAENMLLDTSRNLKIADFGVARVEAQNPKDMTGETGTLGYMAPEVLDGKPYNRKCDVYSFGICLWEIYCCDLPYLDLSFAEVSSAVVRQNLRPNIPKCCPSSVSNIMKKCWDANPDKRPEMDEVVKMLEAIDTNKGGGMIPEDQVIQGCFCIVRRKLRCF; this is encoded by the exons ATGGATTTAAATAGTAAAGAGAAAGTTGAAGAAGGTTCAAAATTGGATGGGGTAGGTACTGTTAGTAATAACAATATGGAATCGAAGAGTCTTCGAAGCATTAGTGGCAAAGATATGATATTCAGGGCTGATAAAATTGATCTGAAAAGTTTGGATGTTCAATTGGAAAAGCATTTGAGTCGAGTTTGGTCGAACAATTTAgagaaacaaaatcaacaaaggcCTAAGGAAGTTTGGGAGATTGATCCTTTAAAGTTGGAAATTAAGTATCTTGTAGCTAAAGGAACCTATGGTACCGTTTATCGCGGTACCTATGACAATCAAGATGTTGCAG TGAAACTATTGGACTGGGGAGAGGATGGCATGGCCACAGCTGCTGAAACTGCTTCTCTGCGGGCATCATTTCGGCAGGAGGTTGCTGTTTGGCACAAACTTGACAATCCAAATGTTACCAGG TTTGTTGGTGCTTCTATGGGCACTTCAAATCTTAAGATTCCTTCGAAGAATCCTTCTGATGGTTACACTACCCTTCCTTCTCGAGCTTGTTGTGTTCTTGTGGAATTTCTCCATGGTGGAACATTGAAAAACTACTTGTACAAAAACAGGAAGAAGAAGCTTGCCTTTAAGATTGTCCATCAGCTTGCTCTTGATTTGGCCAGAGG GCTGAGCTATTTGCACTCAAAAAAGATTGTACATCGTGATGTGAAAGCTGAAAATATGTTGTTAGATACTagtagaaatttaaaaattgctGATTTTGGAGTTGCTCGTGTTGAAGCACAAAATCCCAAAGACATGACCGGAGAAACCGGAACCCTTGGATACATGGCCCCAGAG GTACTTGATGGCAAGCCTTACAACAGAAAATGTGATGTATATAGCTTCGGTATTTGCTTATGGGAAATTTATTGCTGTGATCTCCCATATCTAGATCTAAGCTTCGCTGAAGTCTCTTCTGCCGTTGTTAGACAG AATTTGCGACCAAATATCCCGAAATGTTGTCCAAGCTCTGTATCAAATATCATGAAGAAATGCTGGGACGCAAATCCAGACAAACGACCTGAAATGGATGAGGTAGTGAAAATGTTGGAAGCCATTGACACAAACAAAGGAGGAGGAATGATACCCGAAGATCAAGTTATACAAGGCTGTTTCTGCATTGTTCGTA gGAAACTCCGATGTTTCTAA
- the LOC101252119 gene encoding protein XRI1: MNFNPESDMWKWRDSYSLGDDPDIDISDCLLSKGEDISFMFDDERTPVKSCGELTYHGSSYENNDKETQRYNESSSQVKRRRMLQFDTEAADAPLSNEELSSSFLNSQETDTSVDEFISEMSQWVSVFSEDISSSGNEGLDQSSEGWVASCLNDSQMHVSLEDIAASDIQFDVSEICNTPRECESNVVQERPVQTRKNVVFKGRRSYMRAPTKAASSVVYPFSFVKPCGAQGDVTLKDINQRIRTPKLKTPQNVEDPSVAYPKSAFSGKPVVGKTTIPTEGGKGSITIMRTKG; encoded by the exons ATGAATTTTAATCCTGAAAG TGACATGTGGAAATGGCGTGACAGTTACTCTCTTGGAGATGATCCCGATATTG ATATATCTGATTGCTTGTTGAGCAAAGGTGAAGATATTTCCTTTATGTTTGACGATGAAAGAACTCCAGTTAAGTCTTGTGGAGAGTTGACTTACCATGGTAGCAGCTACG AAAACAATGACAAGGAGACACAGAGATACAATGAGTCATCCTCACAAGTGAAAAGGCGCAGAATGCTTCAGTTTGATACAGAAGCAGCAGATGCACCACTTAGCAACGAGGAACTATCATCATCATTTCTAAATTCACAG GAGACTGACACTTCTGTTGATGAATTCATCTCTGAAATGTCACAGTGGGTTTCAGTATTTTCAG aggACATATCTTCATCTGGTAATGAGGGGCTCGATCAGTCATCTGAAGGATGGGTTGCTAGTTGTTTAAACGATTCTCAGATGCATGTCAGCCTTGAGGATAT CGCTGCCTCTGATATTCAGTTCGATGTTTCAG AGATTTGCAACACCCCACGTGAATGTGAATCTAATGTGGTTCAAGAGCGCCCTGTACAGACTCGTAAAAATGTTGTTTTCAAAG GTAGGAGATCATATATGCGGGCTCCTACAAAAGCTGCTTCCTCTGTTGTCTatccattttcttttgttaaaccGTGTGGCGCCCAAGGAGACGTGACTCTGAAAGACATAAACCAGAGGATACGCACCCCAAAATTGAAGACACCACAGAATGTTGAAGACCCCTCGGTTGCATACCCAAAGTCTGCTTTCTCTGGTAAGCCTGTTGTTGGAAAGACCACAATTCCAACAGAAGGAGGAAAAGGCAGCATAACCATAATGAGGACAAAGGGATAA